Part of the Pyrobaculum calidifontis JCM 11548 genome, GCCTTTGGCGAAGCCGACTAGCACCACCACCAGTAAGACCAAGAGCGCGTACCAAGGCCGCGTACCCCCTATCACCACCACGTCCACTCCCACGGTCACGCCACCCTTTAAAAAGTTCACCCCAAGCTAGGCGTCCAGCCACGGGGGCTGTGGAGTCACCTCTTCCTCTACTGTCACGTCCCGAGACGCGGGCATGTCGAGGACGAGTCTGAGCTTGTAGCTGGGGCCCCAGCCAAGCCCCGCCACGCCTTCGGCGGGCAAATCTAGCGACCAGGCGTGGGACGTCCCCGCCACCACGACCACCCTGCGCCCGTAGAAGCCTCTAAAATCCACCCTTCTCTCCGCTGTCCCACCTCTGCTCTCGGCTAATGTCACTCTGTGCGCTCCCATAGACGTCTCCACCATCAGCTCAAGCCTGGCCGCCCTCGCCTTGACAAGCCAAGCCTCCACCGCCACGTCCGCCAAGCCTGGCCCCGCGGGTCTCACGGCGGCTCTGGCGTAGTCGCCATGGGGCGCGGAGACGGACAGCCGGGCGGAAAGGGTATAGGCCCTCTCCGGGTCTATCACGCCCACCACCATCCCCCTGTAGGGCCCCTCTTCCACTCTGCACCCAGGCGCCCTTATGTATATCCACTGCCCCGAGGCCACTACGACGTAGCTCCCCGTCTCGGGCCACTCATACCTAGGCCCCCCAAGCGGCTCAAAATTCGCCCACAGCGACGAAGCCCTCCCCGAGAGCCCAATTTCGACAAAGCCGGGAGTGCACAACAGCTTCTCTCTCCACACGGCGAGCCCGAGGCCCCTGGCCCTAGCCCACAGCCGCGCCGCCCTCACCGCGTTGAACAGAACATACGCCAAGACTCCCAGGGCAATTGCATACGTCACTGGGTGCACAATGGCGAAAAGCACGGCGAGGCCGGGGACGAGGAAGGCAACAGCCAGAAGGGCCTCCCCCGGGTGCTCTACTCCGACGATGAAAACCCACTCGTCCACCCACTCACCCTGCTCTGAGTACGCCGTCATATAACGCGGGCCCCCGCCCCCAGCGGCTGGACAAACGCCTCCTCGCAGGACACCGCTACGGCGGGCCTCCGCGCAACCCCAGCCGCCAAGCCGCCCTGCCACACGCCCGCTCCGGGGCACCGCTCGACGAGTCTGCGAAGTCCACCACAGTGCTGCAAAGCCCCTTGCCCAAGAGCCCCTCGTCGACTCACACGAAATAGTGAGAGTTGCGAGTTAAAAGCCTTACCCAGAGGAAAGCTCGGCGTATCCCAGGCCGTAGGTCTTCCCGTCGCCGAAGCCCACCGCCGCGCCGTACTGCACCAAGGCCCAAAAGTGGCGCGCCCTCCTCTTCCCCTTCACCTCGTAGGTGGCCCAGCCCACTGCCCCCACCTGAGACGCCCCGTCGGCGTACACCACGGCTGTTCTGAGAGAGGCCTTGGCCACGGCCACGTAGCCGTAGGCCCAAGCCGCCACCCTCCTCACAAGGCCCTCAGTGGCAGAGAAGCCCAGCACCTCCTGCGAGGAGGGGCCGAGGGCCCTGGCCGCGTGAAGGCCGGCGGAGAGGGCAAGGTTGTGGGGAGCCGGCATTACGTCAAACACGCGCCCCCTCTTAAACCTCACCGGAGTCAAGAACCTTAGGGTAAAGCGGGGCGGGGGGTCGCCGCCCACCTTGAGGGGCCAGGCCTCCGCCTTAACGGCCTCAGCCCTAGCCCCCTCCACCTTGACCTCGCTGAGCTTAGCCACGGCCTCCCCCACGTACTCCCCCAACACGGCGAAGCGCGCCGAGACAACCTCCCCAGCCTCCACCCTAGACCCCCTCAAGAGGGGCTTTCCCCCGCGGAGGAGGGGAGAGGCGGAGAGGGGCTTAGGCCCAGGCGAGTCGTGGTGTCTCCCGCCAACTAGCCAGTAGAGGATTGCCCTAGCCGCAAGGCCGGAGAAGCGCCTAAAGACCACGGACTCAAGAAGGCGGAGCTCCACGCGCAAAATCCAAATCACGTAGAGCTAAAAACAGCTACATTATATTTGTCCATGAGG contains:
- the cas6 gene encoding CRISPR system precrRNA processing endoribonuclease RAMP protein Cas6, yielding MIWILRVELRLLESVVFRRFSGLAARAILYWLVGGRHHDSPGPKPLSASPLLRGGKPLLRGSRVEAGEVVSARFAVLGEYVGEAVAKLSEVKVEGARAEAVKAEAWPLKVGGDPPPRFTLRFLTPVRFKRGRVFDVMPAPHNLALSAGLHAARALGPSSQEVLGFSATEGLVRRVAAWAYGYVAVAKASLRTAVVYADGASQVGAVGWATYEVKGKRRARHFWALVQYGAAVGFGDGKTYGLGYAELSSG